A genome region from Gammaproteobacteria bacterium includes the following:
- a CDS encoding acyl-CoA dehydrogenase family protein: protein GLGLEVFDTCLVDEELVYGCAGIALNMVANNLATTPLLIAANDEQKKEYLGQLVSEPVYAAFALTEPGAGSDAAAISTTYRKVGDDFVLNGTKHFITNGSVAQWYVTFATEDKTQRHGAVSCFVLPAATPGITANRMHNKMGQRASDTAEIVFEDVVVPRSGLIGAEGEGFKIAMRTFDRSRPEVGAFAIGISQRALDESVKYAQQREAFGQAIANFQAIQFMLADMAIELEAMRLLTYKAAWSLDQGAQSSIVSSYAKAFGADRTMQITTNAVQIFGGYGYFSEYPVEKLMRDAKLLQIYEGTSQIQRIIIAKHLLKGA from the coding sequence CGGCCTTGGACTAGAGGTGTTCGATACCTGTCTGGTCGACGAGGAGCTGGTCTACGGCTGCGCGGGTATTGCGCTCAATATGGTGGCCAATAATCTAGCCACGACTCCGCTCCTCATCGCTGCCAACGACGAGCAAAAAAAAGAATATCTCGGGCAGCTGGTTTCCGAGCCGGTGTATGCCGCCTTTGCCTTGACTGAGCCGGGCGCAGGCTCTGATGCTGCTGCCATTTCTACGACTTACCGAAAAGTCGGAGATGATTTTGTCCTGAATGGTACCAAGCACTTTATTACAAATGGCTCCGTTGCCCAGTGGTATGTGACGTTTGCGACCGAAGATAAAACTCAGCGGCATGGCGCTGTATCGTGTTTTGTACTGCCTGCCGCCACGCCGGGCATCACCGCCAACCGGATGCATAACAAAATGGGTCAGCGTGCGTCGGATACGGCGGAGATCGTCTTTGAAGATGTCGTGGTTCCTCGCAGCGGACTTATTGGTGCCGAGGGCGAAGGCTTTAAAATCGCCATGCGCACTTTTGATCGGAGCCGTCCGGAGGTTGGCGCGTTTGCCATTGGGATTTCGCAGCGGGCGCTCGATGAATCCGTCAAATATGCCCAACAACGCGAAGCGTTCGGCCAGGCTATCGCGAATTTTCAGGCTATACAGTTCATGCTGGCGGATATGGCAATTGAGCTGGAGGCTATGCGGCTGCTGACCTATAAAGCCGCCTGGTCACTCGACCAAGGCGCCCAGTCTTCTATTGTATCGAGTTACGCCAAGGCGTTCGGCGCAGATCGGACCATGCAGATCACGACCAACGCCGTCCAGATTTTTGGCGGGTATGGCTATTTTAGTGAGTATCCGGTCGAGAAGCTTATGCGCGATGCGAAACTGCTCCAGATTTATGAAGGCACGTCACAGATCCAGCGTATCATCATTGCCAAACATTTATTAAAAGGGGCGTAA